The genomic DNA AAGTACTCTTAATACCTATAGAATAGGTTTAATTAGTGTACTTATCATTAGATTTATTGAAAGAACATTTATATACTATAATTATCATTTTAAATGTATTATTAAATTTGTATAATTATGGCTGAAAATGAATGTATTCATTTTCAGCTTTTTTTAAATTTAATTTCTAAGGCGTAGCCTTTCTGTACAGAATAATAATAAAACGAAATAGTCGTTTTTCATTGATATAAATAAACGGAGGTAATACCATTGAATATAAAAGCATTAGAGCTATTGGAATATAATAAAATCAAAAGTAATTTGAGAGAATTAGCAATATCTGAATTAGGCAAAAAATTAGTTGATGATCTTGGACCTAGTGATGATATAGATAGAATAAGAACCCAACTAACTGAAACTACAGAAGCTAGAATAATCATGGATAAAAGTTCAGCTGTTCCTATTCAGAATCTAGTGGGTATAGAAAATGTTATTGAAAAGTTAGGAAAAGCAACAGCTCTTAATCCAGAAGATCTACAAAATATATTAGGTCTACTTAGGAGTACTAAAAAATTAATCAGATATATGGAAGAGAGAAAATATATGGCTCCAACAATTAGTAACTATGCTTTCTCCATGTATGAATTAAATGATGTCATAGAAGAAATTGATCGATGTATCCAAAACAATAGGGTCGTTGATAAAGCAAGTACACAGCTTGAAAAAATAAGGAAGAAAATCTATATTGCAGAAAATAGAGTAAAATTGAAACTTGAAAATATTATAAAATCTCCAGCTTACAAAAAATATCTCCAAGATAATATAATAAGTATTAAGAATACAAGACATGTCATTGCAGTAAAAAGTGAATATAGAAATAACATAGCTGGTAGTGTAATAGATAAATCTTCTACAGGTTCTACATTATTTATAGAACCAGAGGCAGTAAGAAAAGCGCAAAGTGAACTTGAACTACTTAAAATAGATGAGGATAAAGAAGAATATCAAATACTTTTATATCTAACCTATATGGTAGAATCATATAGTAGAGAGTTAAATATAAATATAGAAACTATGGCTTATTATGATTATATATTTGCTAAAGGGAAATATAGTAAAACCATAAATGGCAGAAGTGCAAAAGTTAATTTTGACGGTTACATCAAAATCAGAGGAGGAAAACACCCGATGATTGGTTGCGATGTTGTTCCTCTTGATTTTGAAGTAGGAAAAGAATACAGTTCCCTAGTAATAACAGGACCTAATACTGGAGGTAAAACCGTTGCGTTAAAAACCATTGGTCTATTTACCGCAATGGTACAGTCAGGATTACATGTTCCAGTTGAGGAAGGAAGCGAATTCGCTATATACAATGATATACTAGTTGATATAGGTGATGGACAGAGTATAGAACAATCACTTAGTACTTTTTCTGCACATGTAAAAAATATTATAGAGATTATGAAGGCTGCTAATAAATATACGTTAATTATTCTTGACGAGTTAGGAGCAGGAACAGATCCTGCTGAAGGTGAAGGTCTGGCTGTATCGGTATTGGAAAAACTATATCATAAAGGATCAACTATAATCGCTACATCACATTATAGTAAAGTAAAGACATTTGCTACGGAACATAAAGGTTTCAATAATGGTAGAATGACATTCGATTTGGCTACGTTAAAACCCATGTATAAGTTGGTAATAGGTGAAGCTGGAGAAAGTAATGCATTTATCATAGCTCTTAGATTAGGAATGCAAATAGATGTTATTGAAAGAGCTCATAAAATAACTTATAATGAAAGTAAAGATTATAAGAGTTTATTAACTAATGAGGATAAAGACTCTAAACGAATTGAAACTAATTATTATGAAAAAGCTAAAAGACCAAAATCATTGGATAGACAAAAACATGAACAGGATGACCAAAAAACAGTTGATTATAAAATAGGAGATGTAGTGTTTGTTCATACTATCAAACAAAAAGGTGTAGTATATGCAGAAGTTAATAAAAAAGGTGAAGTCGGAGTTATGATAAGAAATAAAAAGATGTTAGTTAATATAAAAAGATTATCACCTTTCCTAGATAGTAAAGACTTATATCCAGAAGATTATGATATGGATATACTTTTCGAAACGAAAGAAAATAGAAAGAAGAAGAAAACTATGAGCAGAAAGTATGTAAAAGATATGGTCAGAGAAATTGAGTAGATAGAAAGGAGATTAAGATGCTAACTCGTGATGAAGTAAAAAAATATATCTTAAATAAGCCAGGTGCATATGAAGATTTCCCTTTTGGAGATGATACACCAGTATTCAAGGTGGGAAGTCGTATGTTCTCACTTATAAATAAGGATAAAAAGGAACTAAGGATAAATTTGAAGAGTGATCCTGATGATGCTATTTATCTAAGAGACAATTTTGATGCTATAATTCCTGGTTATCATATGCATAAAAGACATTGGAATACAGTTATAGTAGATAATAGATTACCAGATGGTATGGTGAAAGACTTGATTGATAAATCCTATGAGCTTGTCTACAATAAGCTAAAGAAAGATGAGAAAGAACAAATAAAAAAAATATAAACATTTAAGGTGTAGTGAAACGTTGATTATACTGGGTAATGTACAATTGCTGCTATTTTGGAAATCGGTATATCGGCTATAGAACCTGGTTTATACAAGCAAGGGGGAGAATTATTATATGTCCTATTAAAATTAATCATATTTTTTGGTGATTCATCATGTTTTCTTACTACTCCAAGTGTTAGAATCAATGTAACGTAATCTTCATGAATTGCCGCAAGGGTACCAGTGAAATCAACGCTGTTATCATTACACCCTACAGTATGAATCGTAACTGTCTTATAAAGGAACTTTTTCAAGTTATCCGAGAATATATTGCCAACCATATTAATCACCATTATATTACTCTATATAATATTAATATATAGAGAATAAAACCTTTGTGATTAATTATATTAGATTATTGGTATAAATATTACTGATAGAAATTAACATATATTTATTAAATATATGAAATATTGTTATATGAAAAAAGCAGGGATATCCCTGCTTTATTAGTACTATTGAACAGCGTTTTGTACGAAAGATGCAATCTTGTCACAAGGTATTAAAGTAACAGATCCTAAATAATTGCAATTACCATAACCGCAACCACCACCGTAACCGCCACTACAGAAACCGTAGCAAGAGCCACCGCCACCGCAAGAGCCGCCACCGCAAGAACCACCGCCGCAACCGCCACCGCAGCCACTTAAATTAGTTCTACAAGTGTTACATCCTTGACCACAGCAAGCTGCACATGGGCCTTGAATTGGATAAGTTGGAGCTCCACCTGGGCAAGTTAATAACTTGATGAAACATTCTGTACAAGCGAGTACTATACCAGTAAAACCACATCCTGATGCGCCACCACTTGTTGTAAAAATAGTAACTGTTTGACCTATTAGTCTACCAAGATCATGATGAAAACCATAACCGTCAGCCATTTATTCTAACCTCCTTTTATTGTCTTGTCCTAGTATATAGTATGTCTAGGTGTACTAAAGTGTGAAAAATAAAATAGAAAAATTTTAATTTATATGCTATAATTTTAAAATAAATATAGTTTGTTGTGAGAGGATAGCAAAATGGTAACTGGTATAGAAAAATGGTTAAGTAAATTTGATATAAATAATACATGGTTAAGTATAGTTATTGCTATATTAATAATTGTTCTGATTTGTTTTGTTATCCAAAAAATAACTAAATATGTTATTCTCAATATAATCCAGAAAATAGTTTACAAAACTGATAATGTCTTTGATGAGATACTATATGAAAATAAAGTGTTTCATAATATATCCCATATCGGACCGGCTTTGGTCATTTATATCTTTTCCAATTCATTCAAATATAGTGAATTAATACAGGAATTCGTATATGCATATATTTTATTAATTCTTACATTAACCTTTTTTAGGATATTAGATGCGATACAGCAGATATACAGGACTAGAGAATTTGCTAAAAGTCGTCCTATAAAAGGAATAATGCAGGTTATAAAAATTTTCATAATCATATTTTCAGTAATGTTTTTGATTGCTATATTTACGGATAGTTCAGTTGCTTGGGCAATGTTAAGTGGAGTGGGTGGAATGTCTGCAATTATTATTTTGATTTTCAGAGATTCCATATTAGGACTTGTAGCTGGTATTCAATTATCAACCAATAATTTATTGAAAATAGGTGATTGGATAGAAATGAATCAGTTCGGTGCTGATGGAGAAGTCATAGATATATCACTTACTAATATAACTGTTGAAAATTGGGATAAAACTTTAGTTAATATTCCAGCATATAAATTCATTGACGAATCATTTAAGAACTGGCAAGGAATGATAGATGCAGGTGGAAGAAGAATAAAAAGAGCTGTTAATATTAATATTGACAGTATCAAATTCCTAGATGATAAATTATATAATGAATTATTGGAAATCGATATGCTAAGAGATTATTTAGTTGATAAACAGAAGGATATAGTTACATATAACAAGAAATGTAATATGAGAAATGAAATGAATGGAAGAAGGCTGACTAATGTTGGTACTTTTAGAGCATACATTTTAGAATATCTAAAAAGAAATCCTAATATACATAATGATTTCACTTTGCTTGTTAGGCAATTAGCTCCTACATATAAAGGACTGCCAATAGAAATATATTGTTTTACTAATAATACAGCCTGGGCTGATTATGAAGGAATTATGGCAGATATATTCGACCATATATTCGCTATAGTCAATTATTTTGATTTGGAAATATATCAGAGCCCATCAAATTATGATTTTCAGCAGATAGCAAATGACAAATGAAATAGGGGGATTAATAATTGAAAAAAATATTCAATAACGATTGGCAAGAATTATTAGAAGATGAATTTGATAAAGATTATTATAAAAAATTAAGATGTTTCCTTAAAAATGAGTATGATAATTTTACTATATATCCTGATATGTATGATATATTTAACTCGCTTCATTATACAGCATATAAAGATGTTAAAGTAGTTATACTAGGTCAGGACCCTTATCATGGACCTAAGCAGGCACATGGACTTAGCTTTTCAGTTCAGAAAGGAGTTAAAGTACCTCCTTCTCTTGTTAATATATATAAAGAGCTTAATAGTGACTTAGGATGTAGTATACCTAATCATGGAAACTTAACAAAATGGGCTAAGCAAGGAGTATTATTACTGAATGCTTCATTAACTGTAAGGGCTTCCAAACCAGCTTCACATAGCAAAATAGGATGGCAGATATTTACTGATAGGATCATTTCCCTGTTAAATGATAGAATAGAACCTGTTGTTTTCATACTGTGGGGAAATTATGCAATATCAAAAGAAAAGATTATTACCAATGATAGACATTATATCATTAAATCAGTTCACCCAAGTCCATTATCAGCAAGCAGGGGATTCTTTGGTAGTAAACCTTTTTCAAAAGCAAATAAGTATTTAAGAAGTATAGATACAGAAGAAATAGACTGGCAGATAGACGAGATGTAAAGGATGGATAAAAAATGGGTAAAACATTAGTATTAGCTGAAAAACCTTCTGTTGGAAGAGAAATCGGAAGAGTACTTTCATGTAAAAGAAAAACAAACGGAGCATTGATTGGAGATAAATATGTAGTTACTTGGGCACTTGGACATCTAGTTACGTTAGCCAATCCAGAAAGTTATCATGAAAGGTATAAGACCTGGAATATGAATGACTTGCCAATGCTTCCAGAAAAGATGAAGTTGGTAGTTATCAAACAAACATCAAAACAATTTAACGTAGTCAAGAATTTAATGAACAGTAAAGATATAAGTGAAATTGTTATAGCTACAGATGCAGGAAGAGAAGGAGAACTTGTTGCTAGATGGATTATCGAAAAAGTAAGAGTTAAGAAACCTATAAAAAGGTTATGGATTTCATCTCAAACAGATAAGGCAATAAAAGATGGATTCAGAAATCTAAAAGACGGGAAAGCATATTGGAATCTATATCAATCCGCAGTAGCAAGATCAAAAGCTGACTGGTATGTTGGACTTAACCTAACTAGAGCACTTACCTGTAAGCATAATGTACAATTATCAGCAGGAAGAGTCCAAACACCAACTCTAAATATGATTGTCCATAGAGAAAACGAAATCAAAAAATTCAAACCAGTGAAATTCTGGGAATTAAAATGTTCAGCTAATAATGTAGAATTTAATTGGGCTGGACATGAAGGCAATACTAGGTTATATGATAATGATAAAAGAGATGCAATACTGAGTCATATAAAAAATAGCCAAGGTGAAGTCAGAAGTGTTGATGAAAAATTAAAGAAACTACCTACCCCTTATGCATATGATTTGACAACATTGCAGATTGATGCAAACAACAAGTATGGTTTTTCTGCGAAGAAAACATTACAAATGATGCAGCAATTATATGAAAGACATAAAGTAGTAACGTATCCACGTACTGATTCAAAATATATATCCAAGGATATTGTGCCTACATTAAAAGAGAGATTGGAAAGTATAACTTCCAGTACGTATAAAAGTTTCGCAAGATCGTTAATTAGATCAAAACTAAATATATCCAATAGATTCGTTGATGATAAAAAAGTCACTGACCATCATGCTATCATACCTACTGAGCAAGTTGCTTTTTTAAATGATTTATCATCAGATGAAAGAAAAATATATGATCTTGTAGTCAAAAGATTTTTGGAAGTACTTTCACAACCATGTGAATATAAGGAAATAAAAGTCAAAATCGCTGTAAAAAATGAATTGTTTGGTGTTACTTATAAAAATATCATCAACAAAGGATTTAAAGCAATTGGTGCTAACAATGAAGATACAAATGAAAAAATCATTAAATTCAAAAAAGGTGATAAAGTAAAAATAGATAAAATCTTCTACACAGAAGGAACTACTAAACCACCATCAAGATATACAGAAGCTACACTTTTGGCTGATATGGAAAATCCTAAGAAGTTCGTAAAAGAAAGTAAGATGAAGGAAACATTAACTAATGTAGGTGGAATCGGTACAGTTGCAACAAGGGCAGATATCATTGAGAAATTATACAATACATTCTATGTGGAAGATAAAAATGGTAAGATACATCCAACATCTAAGGGTAACCAAGTAGTAGAATTAGTCCCAGAAGACATAAAATCGCCTATGCTTACTGCTAAATGGGAAATGGAATTGACCAATATAAGTAAAGGAAAGGTGAAAGAACCTGTATTTATCAATAATATAAAAAGTTATACAAGAGAAATTGTTGATAAAGTCAAAAAAGACAATTCTATTTTTAAACATGATAATGTAACCGGTGAAAAATGTCCTGATTGTGGGAAAAATCTACTTAAGGTAAATAATAAAAACGGTGAAATGCTTGTTTGCGCGGATAGAGAATGTGGTTATAAGAAAATGATAAACAGAATCACCAATGCAAGGTGTCCAGAATGCCATAAGAAAATGATTATGGTTGGTGAAGGTGACAAGAAGATGTTTATATGTAATAATTGTGGCTTTAAAGAAAAGCTGGCTTCTTGGAACAAAAGAAAAGAAGCTAATCAAAGTAAGATGAATAAAAAGCAAGTTAACAAATATATGAATAATATGAAAAAGGAAGCTGATAAGCCAATTAACAATGCTTTTGCTAATTCATTATCGAAATTGAAATTTTAATTCATAAAGGTCATAAAGGTTAACTCATTATTCAAAAAGTTAGCCTTTATATGATTACATAGATTTATATGAATAATTAATTGCCTTTTATAATGTTGAACGTTGTTTTGTGAAAAAATTTTATGCGTATTTGTTATTATAAGGAATTTAGTAAAATATTCATAATAATACTATTCCAAATAAAATATTTAACTTTACATATCATATAGATATGACATAAAATTATAGGAGGCAAAAAACATGGCAAAAGCTGGTATGAGAAGACCTGATGTAGAAGAACCACATGGAACAGAAAGCAACAGGAAACACAGAGATCCCAAAAACGATATAAGAATTGTTCCTGAAATACAGGGGAAAGCTAAAACAGGAAATAAAAAAGCAAAAAATATCATTGATTAAAAAGTTTGATGATTAAAAAAGTCTTTTCAAGATTATAAATTTAAGGTATTATATAATAAGGTATATTTATAAATAACTTTCGTAGTTTAATTAATGTTTTAGTTACTACGAAAGTTAAGTTATTAGAAAGGAGAAGTAATAAAATGGACGAAAATGCTACTAAGCAAACACCAGCAGAAATTACTGATGCTGTGGAAAAAGTAGAAACTAATGAAGAAGTTAAAGAAGAAGTTAAAGAAACAGAAGTTGTAGAAAATACACCTTCAATGGAAGATTATGAAAAAGAGATTGACAATACTTTTGTTAAGATTACTGAAGGAGATATTGTAGAAGGCAAAGTATTATCTGTTACTGATACAGAATTACTTGTTAACATAGGTTATATTTCTGATGGAATAGTAACATCTGAAGAGATTGTACATGAACAAGATGCTAGTTTAAAAGAAATATATAATGAAAACGATATCATAAAAGCACAAGTCATTAATCTTCACGATGGTGAAGGTAATGTATTATTATCTATAAAGAAAGCTGAACAAATTATCATATGGGATGAATTAGCAGATGCTTTCAAAAATAATTCTACAATTACTGTAACTGTTAAAGAAGCAGTTAAAGGCGGATTAAGATGTACTATAAAAGGTATAAGAGCATTTATGCCAGGTTCAAGGATATCAGTTAATTACGTAGAAGACTTGAAAGAATATGTAGGACAGGAATTAAAGGTAAAAGTTATTGATTTTGATGCTGAAAGTAAGAATGTAGTTGTGTCAAGAAAAGAAATAGAAAAAGTTGAACTAGATAAGAAGAGACATGAGCTTCTTGAAAATATTAACAAGAATGATAGACTTTCAGGTGTAGTTAAAAGAATAACTAACTTTGGAGCATTTGTTGATATAGGTGGAATAGATGGATTAGTACATATTAACGATTTGTCATGGAAAAGAGTTAAGCATCCATCAGAAGTAGTTAGCGTAGGCGATAACGTTGAAGTTTATGTACTAGATGTTAATAAAGAAAAAGAAAGAATTTCATTAGGTTTAAAAAATATCAATGATGACCCATGGCTTAATGTTAAACAAAAATACACAGAAGGAAATATATACCAAGGTACTGTTGTCAGATTAATAAGTTTTGGAGCTTTTGTAATGCTAGAAGGTGGAATAGAAGGTCTAGTTCACATATCAGAGATTGCTGATAAAAGAATAGAGAAACCAGAAGATGTTCTTGAAATCGGTGATAAAGTTTCAGTGAAACTATTAGGTATCGATGAAAAAGGTAAGAAAATAAAGTTAAGTATAAAAGAAGCTAAAGATGAAGTAAATAAAGAAGAATTCAAAAAATTTAACGATGACTCAGATATATCTACTAGCTTAAAAGATGTTTTCAAAGGTATAATGGATAATTTTAAAGAGTAATTTCTTCTAAGTAAATTTCATAAACCATTAAAGAGTATTCAATAGTGAGATTTCATTACTATGAATACTCTTTTTTTGCCTTATAGGAAAATAGCAGCCTGCCTCCTTCATTCTTGGCTATTGTATGAATGAATATAAAAATGTATTGAAAATATTCTTGTTTTGTGTCATAATTATTTAACGATAGTGTTAGTTTGATATTAATTTTTACTTGCATTTAAAACTAATTCAATAATATATTTATTATATATTATTATTAAAATAAATATAACATAAGGAGGGAATTATGAAAGAATGTCCCAAATGTCATGGTAAATGTTTAGATGAAGCTGAATTTTGTGGAATATGTGGTTATGAATTTACTGATTCAGTGCAAGGAATAGTTAATGAGGAGAATATAATGGAAAAAGATGAAAAAGGATTGAATAGTACTGATGATAATATCACAAATAATACTTCAGATGACGATCTTGTAATAGATGAAGAAGTTTATGAAATTATTGAAGAAGGTACTAATGAGATAAATGTTATACAAGATAGTAACAATAACAATAAACAAGAGAAGAAAAATAAGAAATTTTTTAGATTAGCTATTGTACTTATTGTAGCTGTTCTGATATTATCCGGAGTACTGATATTCGGTAATAATATTTTTGGTAAAAAAAATTCTGAAGACAAAATAATAGAAGCATATGAAAAATTGATTAGCGCTAATACAATGGATGCGAAATTCACATTTTCATTCAATGAATTACAGTTAGGTAATAATGATGCTTTCAATGGACAATTGGCTTTAGTAGCAAATATGTTAAAAGATTTGAGTATAGATATTGATACTAAAATCGATAAAGACGATAAAATTCTAGAAGGTGTATTAAATGTTAATATGCGTAACAATACTTTAGTTTCTGGAGACTTATATGTTAATGAAGAAGCCATTGGATTAAAGGTACCCTTTTTGTATGATAAGATGTTTTATGTCCCTTGGGAGGGTGTTTTTGAAAAGCTGAAAGAAGAAAATATTAAGACAATCAATTACAAAGATTATATAGAACTATTTGAAGAAATAAATGGATACTTATTAGAAATAGATAATAGTAAATATAAAGATATATATAAGGATTTTCTAAAAGGTACTATTAAAAATGTAAAAAAGGAATCTATTAAAATAGGAGATCAGAAGATTAATTGCGATAGATACCAATTAGAATTCAGTTATATTGAATTAATGGATTTCGCACAAAAATTTATTAATAAAGTATTTAAAGATGAAAATAATAGAAAAAGTGTATATGAATTAGTTGACAAAATCGCTGAAAAAATAATTGAAAACGAGGATTATACATATTTTGATATGAGTGAAGAAGAATTTAAAAGTAAAATTGATGAATTAAAAAACAATTACGAAAAAGTTTCAGATGAACTTGATAGCCGAATAAAAGAGTTTGCAGAAACACAAATCGATGCAGAAATTATGGAATTTAACATTAATCTATATATAGGAAAAAATAATACTATAAGGAAGATTGATTTAACCCAAGATATCATTGGTGAAGTAGAAAACATGAAAATGAGTCTTCGACTTGAGGCTATTATTAACTCTATGAATAGAAAGCTTGAGTTTTCTGGTATTGATGAATCAAATTCAGTTAATCTTAGTAATCTTAATGAACAAGATATTCAACAATTAATTATGGATATAGAGAATAGCGTTCAAAGTAAATTTCCTTTTATTGAATAATTTCAATAAAAATACTGGAGGACCAAAATTATAAATGATAAAGACATTTTGGGGATTATTTCAAAAAAATTTTAAAGAGTTAATAAGAGAAAAGAAAAGGACGATATTATTATTTGCTTTACCCTTATCAATGTTTGTGTTTGTATTTTTGTTTTTTACTAATAGTCAAGTTGAGAAAACATTTATAAAGCCTATTAATATAGGAGTAATAGATAATGACAAAAGTTTTTACAGTTCTGCACTTATTGAAGCCTATAAAGGCAATGAGTCCTTCACGGATTTTATTAATATTAATGTAGGTGATAATGAACTGAAACAAGAATTTATACATGGAGAATATGATGCATTAATAGAAGTTCCAAAAGATTTTGCTAATAAACTTATGCATTTTGAAGAAGATCCAGTACAAGTTAAAATTGCGTATACCGACCCTTTAAAAGCGGTTTTGTTTAAAAATGTAATGGAAAGCTACGAAAATTACATTACATCAGTACAAGTAGCAGTTGAAGTTCTATATGATAAGATGGAAGAATTATCTATGACTGGTAAAGAGATTTCATTATATAATAGTGAAATCTCTTATGAACTTGTTATGGCTTCAGTAGGAAGAAATGATTTTTTTAATTATAATGAGATAGTAAATATACCGTCTACAACATCAGTTAATTATTTTTTTATAGCAATAATAATGATGTTCCTAATGTATATATCTGTTTTTACTGCAATTGATTTATTAAGAGAAAAAGAACATATGTGTTTTAAGAGATTAAGAATAACTAGGGTTTCCATTTTTAAATATCTTATAAGTAAATTGCTTAGTTCAACAACATATATATTTATCATAGTTTCCATATGGTTTATAGTGATATCTGTTGCTACTAATCTAGAAATTCATAATAATATATTCTATATAATTATATATATAATAAGCTGTATATTGCTAGCGGTTAGTTTCGCTATGTTTATTTCGAGTTTGTTGAAAAGGGATGAAAGTGTTATATTAGTCAGTAACATTTTCATTTTTATCAATGCCATAATTGGAGGTAGTATTATCCCTCTACATTACATGCCTGA from Vallitalea longa includes the following:
- a CDS encoding endonuclease MutS2 — its product is MNIKALELLEYNKIKSNLRELAISELGKKLVDDLGPSDDIDRIRTQLTETTEARIIMDKSSAVPIQNLVGIENVIEKLGKATALNPEDLQNILGLLRSTKKLIRYMEERKYMAPTISNYAFSMYELNDVIEEIDRCIQNNRVVDKASTQLEKIRKKIYIAENRVKLKLENIIKSPAYKKYLQDNIISIKNTRHVIAVKSEYRNNIAGSVIDKSSTGSTLFIEPEAVRKAQSELELLKIDEDKEEYQILLYLTYMVESYSRELNINIETMAYYDYIFAKGKYSKTINGRSAKVNFDGYIKIRGGKHPMIGCDVVPLDFEVGKEYSSLVITGPNTGGKTVALKTIGLFTAMVQSGLHVPVEEGSEFAIYNDILVDIGDGQSIEQSLSTFSAHVKNIIEIMKAANKYTLIILDELGAGTDPAEGEGLAVSVLEKLYHKGSTIIATSHYSKVKTFATEHKGFNNGRMTFDLATLKPMYKLVIGEAGESNAFIIALRLGMQIDVIERAHKITYNESKDYKSLLTNEDKDSKRIETNYYEKAKRPKSLDRQKHEQDDQKTVDYKIGDVVFVHTIKQKGVVYAEVNKKGEVGVMIRNKKMLVNIKRLSPFLDSKDLYPEDYDMDILFETKENRKKKKTMSRKYVKDMVREIE
- a CDS encoding MmcQ/YjbR family DNA-binding protein; translation: MLTRDEVKKYILNKPGAYEDFPFGDDTPVFKVGSRMFSLINKDKKELRINLKSDPDDAIYLRDNFDAIIPGYHMHKRHWNTVIVDNRLPDGMVKDLIDKSYELVYNKLKKDEKEQIKKI
- a CDS encoding mechanosensitive ion channel family protein, producing MVTGIEKWLSKFDINNTWLSIVIAILIIVLICFVIQKITKYVILNIIQKIVYKTDNVFDEILYENKVFHNISHIGPALVIYIFSNSFKYSELIQEFVYAYILLILTLTFFRILDAIQQIYRTREFAKSRPIKGIMQVIKIFIIIFSVMFLIAIFTDSSVAWAMLSGVGGMSAIIILIFRDSILGLVAGIQLSTNNLLKIGDWIEMNQFGADGEVIDISLTNITVENWDKTLVNIPAYKFIDESFKNWQGMIDAGGRRIKRAVNINIDSIKFLDDKLYNELLEIDMLRDYLVDKQKDIVTYNKKCNMRNEMNGRRLTNVGTFRAYILEYLKRNPNIHNDFTLLVRQLAPTYKGLPIEIYCFTNNTAWADYEGIMADIFDHIFAIVNYFDLEIYQSPSNYDFQQIANDK
- a CDS encoding uracil-DNA glycosylase, with the translated sequence MKKIFNNDWQELLEDEFDKDYYKKLRCFLKNEYDNFTIYPDMYDIFNSLHYTAYKDVKVVILGQDPYHGPKQAHGLSFSVQKGVKVPPSLVNIYKELNSDLGCSIPNHGNLTKWAKQGVLLLNASLTVRASKPASHSKIGWQIFTDRIISLLNDRIEPVVFILWGNYAISKEKIITNDRHYIIKSVHPSPLSASRGFFGSKPFSKANKYLRSIDTEEIDWQIDEM
- a CDS encoding DNA topoisomerase III, with amino-acid sequence MGKTLVLAEKPSVGREIGRVLSCKRKTNGALIGDKYVVTWALGHLVTLANPESYHERYKTWNMNDLPMLPEKMKLVVIKQTSKQFNVVKNLMNSKDISEIVIATDAGREGELVARWIIEKVRVKKPIKRLWISSQTDKAIKDGFRNLKDGKAYWNLYQSAVARSKADWYVGLNLTRALTCKHNVQLSAGRVQTPTLNMIVHRENEIKKFKPVKFWELKCSANNVEFNWAGHEGNTRLYDNDKRDAILSHIKNSQGEVRSVDEKLKKLPTPYAYDLTTLQIDANNKYGFSAKKTLQMMQQLYERHKVVTYPRTDSKYISKDIVPTLKERLESITSSTYKSFARSLIRSKLNISNRFVDDKKVTDHHAIIPTEQVAFLNDLSSDERKIYDLVVKRFLEVLSQPCEYKEIKVKIAVKNELFGVTYKNIINKGFKAIGANNEDTNEKIIKFKKGDKVKIDKIFYTEGTTKPPSRYTEATLLADMENPKKFVKESKMKETLTNVGGIGTVATRADIIEKLYNTFYVEDKNGKIHPTSKGNQVVELVPEDIKSPMLTAKWEMELTNISKGKVKEPVFINNIKSYTREIVDKVKKDNSIFKHDNVTGEKCPDCGKNLLKVNNKNGEMLVCADRECGYKKMINRITNARCPECHKKMIMVGEGDKKMFICNNCGFKEKLASWNKRKEANQSKMNKKQVNKYMNNMKKEADKPINNAFANSLSKLKF
- the rpsA gene encoding 30S ribosomal protein S1, which produces MDENATKQTPAEITDAVEKVETNEEVKEEVKETEVVENTPSMEDYEKEIDNTFVKITEGDIVEGKVLSVTDTELLVNIGYISDGIVTSEEIVHEQDASLKEIYNENDIIKAQVINLHDGEGNVLLSIKKAEQIIIWDELADAFKNNSTITVTVKEAVKGGLRCTIKGIRAFMPGSRISVNYVEDLKEYVGQELKVKVIDFDAESKNVVVSRKEIEKVELDKKRHELLENINKNDRLSGVVKRITNFGAFVDIGGIDGLVHINDLSWKRVKHPSEVVSVGDNVEVYVLDVNKEKERISLGLKNINDDPWLNVKQKYTEGNIYQGTVVRLISFGAFVMLEGGIEGLVHISEIADKRIEKPEDVLEIGDKVSVKLLGIDEKGKKIKLSIKEAKDEVNKEEFKKFNDDSDISTSLKDVFKGIMDNFKE
- a CDS encoding zinc ribbon domain-containing protein, translated to MKECPKCHGKCLDEAEFCGICGYEFTDSVQGIVNEENIMEKDEKGLNSTDDNITNNTSDDDLVIDEEVYEIIEEGTNEINVIQDSNNNNKQEKKNKKFFRLAIVLIVAVLILSGVLIFGNNIFGKKNSEDKIIEAYEKLISANTMDAKFTFSFNELQLGNNDAFNGQLALVANMLKDLSIDIDTKIDKDDKILEGVLNVNMRNNTLVSGDLYVNEEAIGLKVPFLYDKMFYVPWEGVFEKLKEENIKTINYKDYIELFEEINGYLLEIDNSKYKDIYKDFLKGTIKNVKKESIKIGDQKINCDRYQLEFSYIELMDFAQKFINKVFKDENNRKSVYELVDKIAEKIIENEDYTYFDMSEEEFKSKIDELKNNYEKVSDELDSRIKEFAETQIDAEIMEFNINLYIGKNNTIRKIDLTQDIIGEVENMKMSLRLEAIINSMNRKLEFSGIDESNSVNLSNLNEQDIQQLIMDIENSVQSKFPFIE